From Rhodamnia argentea isolate NSW1041297 chromosome 10, ASM2092103v1, whole genome shotgun sequence, a single genomic window includes:
- the LOC115735200 gene encoding zinc finger CCCH domain-containing protein 11-like isoform X1, whose amino-acid sequence MPPKQAAKKTDVAKKQKMVEDKTFGLKNKNKSKNVQKYVQTLQQSVQPKTDPSKNAAKKKKEEGKAKDKELNDLFKIAVSQPKVPVGVDPKSIVCEFYKAGQCAKGFKCKFSHDLNVQRKGEKIDLYSDKRDDGTMEEWDQETLEKVVESKNKEYKQNKPTDIVCKYFLEAVEKNQYGWFWVCPNGGKDCHYRHALPPGYVLKSQMKALLEEEREKTPLEEEIENQRAKLATLTPLTPELFAIWKKKKIAERDARSAALIEERAKNDRMSGRELFLSDSSLFVDDVEACEKQLREEQSRIMKKQVDGSSAGDGSSASSMEVGDGEVLQNEDADELDANELDELEASLSGTAIHIQEPRVGA is encoded by the exons ATGCCGCCGAAGCAGGCCGCGAAGAAAACCGACGTGGCGAAGAAGCAGAAGATGGTCGAGGACAAGACCTTCGGgctcaagaacaagaacaagagcaagaacgtcCAGAAGTACGTGCAGACCCTCCAGCAGTCCGTGCAGCCCAAGACCGATCCTTCCAAGAACGCCGCGAAG aagaagaaggaagagggtaAGGCGAAAGATAAGGAGCTAAACGACTTGTTTAAGATTGCCGTGAGCCAGCCCAAGGTGCCTGTCG GTGTCGATCCCAAGTCCATCGTGTGCGAGTTCTACAAGGCAGGGCAGTGTGCTAAAGGTTTCAAGTGCAAATTCTCTCACGATTTGAATGTTCAGCGCAAAGGAGAAAAGATCGATCTTTACAGCGACAAACGGGACGATG GTACAATGGAGGAGTGGGATCAGGAGACTTTGGAGAAGGTCGTCGAGTCTAAGAACAAGGAGTATAAGCAGAATAAGCCCACTGACATC GTGTGCAAGTACTTTTTGGAAGCAGTGGAGAAGAATCAGTATGGTTGGTTCTGGGTCTGTCCAAATGGTGGGAAAGACTGCCATTACCGGCATGCACTTCCTCCTGGATATGTCCTGAAATCCCAAATGAAAGCTTTGCTCGAAGAAGAGCGCGAAAAGACGCCCCTCGAGGAAGAAATCGAGAATCAG CGTGCCAAATTGGCTACTCTGACTCCTCTGACTCCCGAATTGTTCGCGatatggaagaagaagaagattgcaGAGAGAGACGCTCGGTCAGCGGCACTTATAGAAGAGAGGGCTAAGAATGACCGAATGAG CGGCCGCGAGCTATTCCTGTCCGATTCAAGCTTGTTTGTCGATGATGTTGAGGCATGTGAAAAGCAATTGAGAGAGGAACAATCTCGCATCATGAAAAAGCAG GTGGATGGCAGTTCGGCAGGAGATGGATCTAGCGCCTCATCGATGGAAGTTGGCGATGGTGAAGTCCTTCAGAACGAGGACGCTGACGAGCTGGATGCTAATGAACTTGATGAGCTCGAGGCTAGCCTGTCGGGAACAGCTATACATATCCAGGAGCCGCGGGTCGGAGCATAA
- the LOC115735096 gene encoding WRKY transcription factor 44-like isoform X2, translating to MDLNSDEKPTIIYKPLAKLVSRSTISLLANMGSFNTAHQQTSSVAEARVKSQLQDKHNSRSQPRGNLHRSVSTQADMDGTSEPLRLASQNMEEDARTLPALNVDRPSYDGYNWRKYGQKQVKGSEYPRSYYKCTHPNCPVKKKVERSPDGQIAEIVYKGEHNHPKPQPPKRGSSGTQALGNVLEGSGLDSMNLNNSGHPNERDECSEGRVENKNLALLTSHGKGPPAYDPIANVSPIAGGGTPDNSCGISGEYDDGSKELEMEDDEPKNKRRKSENQLNEPGTSGEAIQEPRAVQNSTDSEIVGDGFRWRKYGQKVVKGNPYPRSYYRCTSLKCNVRKHVERASDDPRAFITTYEGKHNHEMPLRSTNTAGSESDLQATSSKDKP from the exons ATGGATTTAAACTCGGATGAAAAACCTACCATAATATACAAACCGTTGGCAAAGCTTGTCTCAAGGTCAACCATCTCGCTCTTGGCTAATATG GGAAGCTTCAATACGGCTCACCAACAAACATCGTCAGTTGCCGAAGCACGAGTTAAATCTCAACTGCAGGACAAACACAATTCGAGATCACAGCCCAGGGGAAATCTTCATCGGAGTGTCTCTACACAAGCAGATATGGATGGGACGAGCGAACCCTTGAGATTGGCCTCTCAGAACATGGAAGAAGATGCAAGAACTTTACCAGCTCTGAATGTGGATCGCCCTTCGTACGATGGATATAATTGGAGGAAATATGGGCAAAAGCAAGTCAAGGGAAGTGAGTATCCTAGAAGTTACTACAAATGCACGCACCCAAACTGCCCGGTGAAGAAAAAGGTCGAGAGGTCTCCCGATGGCCAGATAGCAGAAATCGTCTATAAAGGTGAGCACAACCATCCGAAGCCTCAGCCTCCGAAACGCGGTTCTTCAGGAACACAAGCGCTAGGCAATGTACTGGAAGGGTCTGGCTTAGACAGCATGAACCTTAACAATAGTGGTCACCCGAATGAAAGGGATGAATGCTCCGAAGGTAGAGTAGAGAACAAGAATCTTGCACTCCTGACTTCCCACGGGAAAGGTCCCCCAGCCTATGATCCTATCGCAAATGTCTCTCCTATTGCTGGTGGTGGGACACCCGACAATTCTTGCGGTATTAGCGGGGAATACGATGATGGAAGCAAGGAGTTGGAAATGGAGGATGATGAGCCCAAGAATAAGAGAAG GAAAAGTGAGAATCAATTGAATGAACCGGGCACTTCGGGCGAAGCAATACAAGAACCCCGCGCTGTGCAAAATTCAACAGATTCGGAGATTGTAGGCGATGGATTTAGGTGGAGGAAGTACGGCCAAAAGGTTGTGAAAGGAAACCCGTATCCCAG AAGCTACTACAGATGCACCAGTCTCAAGTGCAACGTGCGGAAACACGTCGAAAGAGCGTCAGATGATCCGAGAGCCTTTATAACAACATATGAGGGGAAACATAACCATGAGATGCCGCTCAGGAGTACCAACACGGCAGGCTCAGAGTCCGATCTGCAAGCGACCTCCAGTAAAGATAAGCCTTAA
- the LOC115735200 gene encoding zinc finger CCCH domain-containing protein 11-like isoform X2 gives MPPKQAAKKTDVAKKQKMVEDKTFGLKNKNKSKNVQKYVQTLQQSVQPKTDPSKNAAKKKEEGKAKDKELNDLFKIAVSQPKVPVGVDPKSIVCEFYKAGQCAKGFKCKFSHDLNVQRKGEKIDLYSDKRDDGTMEEWDQETLEKVVESKNKEYKQNKPTDIVCKYFLEAVEKNQYGWFWVCPNGGKDCHYRHALPPGYVLKSQMKALLEEEREKTPLEEEIENQRAKLATLTPLTPELFAIWKKKKIAERDARSAALIEERAKNDRMSGRELFLSDSSLFVDDVEACEKQLREEQSRIMKKQVDGSSAGDGSSASSMEVGDGEVLQNEDADELDANELDELEASLSGTAIHIQEPRVGA, from the exons ATGCCGCCGAAGCAGGCCGCGAAGAAAACCGACGTGGCGAAGAAGCAGAAGATGGTCGAGGACAAGACCTTCGGgctcaagaacaagaacaagagcaagaacgtcCAGAAGTACGTGCAGACCCTCCAGCAGTCCGTGCAGCCCAAGACCGATCCTTCCAAGAACGCCGCGAAG aagaaggaagagggtaAGGCGAAAGATAAGGAGCTAAACGACTTGTTTAAGATTGCCGTGAGCCAGCCCAAGGTGCCTGTCG GTGTCGATCCCAAGTCCATCGTGTGCGAGTTCTACAAGGCAGGGCAGTGTGCTAAAGGTTTCAAGTGCAAATTCTCTCACGATTTGAATGTTCAGCGCAAAGGAGAAAAGATCGATCTTTACAGCGACAAACGGGACGATG GTACAATGGAGGAGTGGGATCAGGAGACTTTGGAGAAGGTCGTCGAGTCTAAGAACAAGGAGTATAAGCAGAATAAGCCCACTGACATC GTGTGCAAGTACTTTTTGGAAGCAGTGGAGAAGAATCAGTATGGTTGGTTCTGGGTCTGTCCAAATGGTGGGAAAGACTGCCATTACCGGCATGCACTTCCTCCTGGATATGTCCTGAAATCCCAAATGAAAGCTTTGCTCGAAGAAGAGCGCGAAAAGACGCCCCTCGAGGAAGAAATCGAGAATCAG CGTGCCAAATTGGCTACTCTGACTCCTCTGACTCCCGAATTGTTCGCGatatggaagaagaagaagattgcaGAGAGAGACGCTCGGTCAGCGGCACTTATAGAAGAGAGGGCTAAGAATGACCGAATGAG CGGCCGCGAGCTATTCCTGTCCGATTCAAGCTTGTTTGTCGATGATGTTGAGGCATGTGAAAAGCAATTGAGAGAGGAACAATCTCGCATCATGAAAAAGCAG GTGGATGGCAGTTCGGCAGGAGATGGATCTAGCGCCTCATCGATGGAAGTTGGCGATGGTGAAGTCCTTCAGAACGAGGACGCTGACGAGCTGGATGCTAATGAACTTGATGAGCTCGAGGCTAGCCTGTCGGGAACAGCTATACATATCCAGGAGCCGCGGGTCGGAGCATAA
- the LOC115735120 gene encoding uncharacterized protein LOC115735120 isoform X1 — MNCCSAYSITETREMEEGLRTVECLRGRLLAERQASRFAREQAQLMANKLVELENQLREETQMTAKTEKKLEFLKKKLETLLISPALHEPEQSSICGTGIVSTDSSSTVTIASEPKITEEAEVESKSRFENNGASPHLELNASKRTLAGDKRDSDARDFSCEKSGHAFNEFKTDSHSCTSTRNSVTENENSSDYADQVDDSLALVPVTLAEAEPESKELNAKMMIMSASVSEVLDALRHARESIRRSMEKRSCMIRVGPPPQAAQLC, encoded by the exons ATGAATTGCTGTTCTGCATACAGTATCACAGAAACTAGAGAAATGGAGGAGGGTTTGAGAACAGTGGAGTGCCTCAGAGGAAGACTCCTTGCAGAGAGACAGGCTTCCAGATTTGCTAGAGAACAAGCTCAGCTCATGGCCAACAAG TTGGTGGAACTAGAGAACCAGCTGCGAGAAGAGACCCAAATGACGGCGAAAACAGAGAAGAAGCTCGAGTTCCTGAAGAAGAAGCTCGAGACCCTGCTAATCTCACCCGCATTGCACGAACCAGAGCAATCCAGCATCTGCGGAACCGGCATCGTTTCCACCGATTCGTCTTCCACAGTCACTATCGCCTCCGAACCCAAAATTACTGAAGAAGCCGAGGTAGAATCTAAGTCCCGTTTCGAGAACAACGGCGCATCGCCCCATCTGGAGCTTAATGCGTCTAAAAGAACTCTCGCCGGAGATAAGCGCGATTCCGACGCCAGAGATTTTTCCTGTGAGAAATCGGGCCACGCATTCAACGAATTCAAGACAGATAGCCATAG CTGTACAAGCACGAGGAATTCGGTGACGGAGAACGAGAACAGTTCTGACTATGCTGATCAGGTGGACGATTCACTAGCGTTAGTTCCAGTCACTTTGGCAGAAGCAGAGCCAGAGAGCAAAGAGCTGAATGCGAAGATGATGATAATGAGTGCGAGCGTCAGTGAAGTGCTCGACGCGCTGAGGCATGCCAGAGAAAGCATTCGGAGATCAATGGAGAAGCGAAGCTGCATGATTAGAGTCGGCCCACCTCCTCAAGCTGCCCAGCTCTGTTAA
- the LOC115735096 gene encoding WRKY transcription factor 44-like isoform X1, whose protein sequence is METKETDRVVIAKPVASRPTGSNFQSFSELLAGAINSSPPDACTESAVATIRPKTVRFKPVLNRVPTAVNSSQAEVSGTATGNSTDMDLNSDEKPTIIYKPLAKLVSRSTISLLANMGSFNTAHQQTSSVAEARVKSQLQDKHNSRSQPRGNLHRSVSTQADMDGTSEPLRLASQNMEEDARTLPALNVDRPSYDGYNWRKYGQKQVKGSEYPRSYYKCTHPNCPVKKKVERSPDGQIAEIVYKGEHNHPKPQPPKRGSSGTQALGNVLEGSGLDSMNLNNSGHPNERDECSEGRVENKNLALLTSHGKGPPAYDPIANVSPIAGGGTPDNSCGISGEYDDGSKELEMEDDEPKNKRRKSENQLNEPGTSGEAIQEPRAVQNSTDSEIVGDGFRWRKYGQKVVKGNPYPRSYYRCTSLKCNVRKHVERASDDPRAFITTYEGKHNHEMPLRSTNTAGSESDLQATSSKDKP, encoded by the exons ATGGAGACGAAAGAGACAGACAGAGTTGTGATCGCAAAGCCAGTTGCTTCACGACCCACTGGCTCGAATTTTCAATCCTTCTCGGAGCTCCTTGCTGGTGCCATTAATTCCTCGCCACCTGATGCATGCACTGAATCTGCAGTTGCCACCATTAGACCCAAAACAGTGAGGTTTAAGCCGGTGCTAAATCGAGTTCCAACTGCAGTGAATTCATCCCAG GCAGAAGTGTCTGGAACAGCAACCGGCAATTCCACTGATATGGATTTAAACTCGGATGAAAAACCTACCATAATATACAAACCGTTGGCAAAGCTTGTCTCAAGGTCAACCATCTCGCTCTTGGCTAATATG GGAAGCTTCAATACGGCTCACCAACAAACATCGTCAGTTGCCGAAGCACGAGTTAAATCTCAACTGCAGGACAAACACAATTCGAGATCACAGCCCAGGGGAAATCTTCATCGGAGTGTCTCTACACAAGCAGATATGGATGGGACGAGCGAACCCTTGAGATTGGCCTCTCAGAACATGGAAGAAGATGCAAGAACTTTACCAGCTCTGAATGTGGATCGCCCTTCGTACGATGGATATAATTGGAGGAAATATGGGCAAAAGCAAGTCAAGGGAAGTGAGTATCCTAGAAGTTACTACAAATGCACGCACCCAAACTGCCCGGTGAAGAAAAAGGTCGAGAGGTCTCCCGATGGCCAGATAGCAGAAATCGTCTATAAAGGTGAGCACAACCATCCGAAGCCTCAGCCTCCGAAACGCGGTTCTTCAGGAACACAAGCGCTAGGCAATGTACTGGAAGGGTCTGGCTTAGACAGCATGAACCTTAACAATAGTGGTCACCCGAATGAAAGGGATGAATGCTCCGAAGGTAGAGTAGAGAACAAGAATCTTGCACTCCTGACTTCCCACGGGAAAGGTCCCCCAGCCTATGATCCTATCGCAAATGTCTCTCCTATTGCTGGTGGTGGGACACCCGACAATTCTTGCGGTATTAGCGGGGAATACGATGATGGAAGCAAGGAGTTGGAAATGGAGGATGATGAGCCCAAGAATAAGAGAAG GAAAAGTGAGAATCAATTGAATGAACCGGGCACTTCGGGCGAAGCAATACAAGAACCCCGCGCTGTGCAAAATTCAACAGATTCGGAGATTGTAGGCGATGGATTTAGGTGGAGGAAGTACGGCCAAAAGGTTGTGAAAGGAAACCCGTATCCCAG AAGCTACTACAGATGCACCAGTCTCAAGTGCAACGTGCGGAAACACGTCGAAAGAGCGTCAGATGATCCGAGAGCCTTTATAACAACATATGAGGGGAAACATAACCATGAGATGCCGCTCAGGAGTACCAACACGGCAGGCTCAGAGTCCGATCTGCAAGCGACCTCCAGTAAAGATAAGCCTTAA
- the LOC115735120 gene encoding uncharacterized protein LOC115735120 isoform X2 codes for MNCCSAYSITETREMEEGLRTVECLRGRLLAERQASRFAREQAQLMANKLVELENQLREETQMTAKTEKKLEFLKKKLETLLISPALHEPEQSSICGTGIVSTDEEAEVESKSRFENNGASPHLELNASKRTLAGDKRDSDARDFSCEKSGHAFNEFKTDSHSCTSTRNSVTENENSSDYADQVDDSLALVPVTLAEAEPESKELNAKMMIMSASVSEVLDALRHARESIRRSMEKRSCMIRVGPPPQAAQLC; via the exons ATGAATTGCTGTTCTGCATACAGTATCACAGAAACTAGAGAAATGGAGGAGGGTTTGAGAACAGTGGAGTGCCTCAGAGGAAGACTCCTTGCAGAGAGACAGGCTTCCAGATTTGCTAGAGAACAAGCTCAGCTCATGGCCAACAAG TTGGTGGAACTAGAGAACCAGCTGCGAGAAGAGACCCAAATGACGGCGAAAACAGAGAAGAAGCTCGAGTTCCTGAAGAAGAAGCTCGAGACCCTGCTAATCTCACCCGCATTGCACGAACCAGAGCAATCCAGCATCTGCGGAACCGGCATCGTTTCCACCGA TGAAGAAGCCGAGGTAGAATCTAAGTCCCGTTTCGAGAACAACGGCGCATCGCCCCATCTGGAGCTTAATGCGTCTAAAAGAACTCTCGCCGGAGATAAGCGCGATTCCGACGCCAGAGATTTTTCCTGTGAGAAATCGGGCCACGCATTCAACGAATTCAAGACAGATAGCCATAG CTGTACAAGCACGAGGAATTCGGTGACGGAGAACGAGAACAGTTCTGACTATGCTGATCAGGTGGACGATTCACTAGCGTTAGTTCCAGTCACTTTGGCAGAAGCAGAGCCAGAGAGCAAAGAGCTGAATGCGAAGATGATGATAATGAGTGCGAGCGTCAGTGAAGTGCTCGACGCGCTGAGGCATGCCAGAGAAAGCATTCGGAGATCAATGGAGAAGCGAAGCTGCATGATTAGAGTCGGCCCACCTCCTCAAGCTGCCCAGCTCTGTTAA